Within Bacteroidia bacterium, the genomic segment AAAGAAAAAACTAGCAAACAAATTATTTTAGATATCTTTACCTTTACAATGGAAGTAGGTTTTTTCAAGATTACTTGGGCGGACATACTAGATATCCTTTTAGTAGCTATTATATTGTACTATGTGTATAGGTCTCTTAAAACCCAAATGGCAAATTTGCTATTAGTAATCTTATTTTTCTTTTTCTTGATTTACGAAGTTGTACATATTTTTCAAATGGACTTGCTGATGCATATTTTAGACCGTTTAGCTCAAATTGGTTTTGTGATTGTAATTATTATCTTTCAACCTGAAATACGCAAGTTTATGCTAAGTTACAGCCAAATATCTTTAATAGAGAGCTTGAGAAAAAGACGATTTGATCCTGAAAGTATCCACTTGGAAGAGATTGTAACAGCAATAAAAATAATGTCTGCTACTCATACGGGAGCATTGATTGTATTTCAAAAACGAGACTCGTTGGAGGAGATTGCCAAAAAAGGGGATATCATAGAGGCTGAAATTAACAGCCGAATTTTACTGACGATTTTTCAAAAAAATAGCCCTATGCACGATGGTGCAGTAATTATCGCCAATGGAAAAATTCAAGCAGCAAGATGCATTTTACCTATGGATACAACTTTACAACTTCCCCAAGGCTATGGAACAAGACACAGAGCAGCCCTCTCTCTATCTAATGAATATGATAGCGTGATAGTAGTCATTTCTGAAGAGCGGGGTGAAGTATCTGTGGCATATAAAGGTAATCTACAAACTCAATTAGAGATTGACAAGGTGAAAAGTGCTATTGAATCGTATTTAACCAACTAAATTTATGTTATCGGTGTTAGACATATCTATCATTTTACTTTATTTAATCCTCTCGGTAGCTATAAGTCTGTGGTATAGTCATAAAGCCAGCAAAAATATAAAGGAATACTTTCTATCAGGTCGGAATTTGCCTTGGTGGTTAGCAGGTACATCCATGGTAGCTACTACATTTGCCGCAGACACACCTTTAGCTGTAGCTGAAATTGTCTATCATAACGGTATATCAGGAAATTGGCTATGGTGGAATGCACTTATCGGAGGAATGATAACTACCTTTTTCTTTGCTAAACTTTGGCAAAAAGCTAACGTAATGACTGATATTAGTTTAATTCAAATTCGGTACTCAGGTACCGCAGCACAAGTGTTACGAATGTTCAGAGCTATATACATAGGAGTATTCATGAATGCTGTTATTATAGGCTGGGTTAATCTAGCATTGATAACTATTCTGCAAGTATTTTTTAAATTTTCTTATCTTGAGGCTCTTGGGTTTACTTTTCTTTGCATGCTTTTTACGGCTTTTTATGCTTCTTTATCAGGTCTTTGGGGTGTAACTGTAACCGATGCAATTCAATTTGTTATTGCAATGATAGGGTGTATTGTCTTAGCAGTAATGGTAGTTAATCATGAAAAAATAGGCGGAATAGAAGGTCTAAAAAGTAAACTTGCTCCAGAAACGCTTAATTTTTTGCCGAATTTTTCTTTGCAAAATGTAGGTAAAACTATGTCTATTAGTGTGGGTACGTTTTTAACTTATGTTGCAGTGCAGTGGTGGGCAAGTTGGTATCCAGGTGCAGAACCAGGCGGGGGAGGTTATGTAGCCCAGCGCATGTTAGCTTGTAAAAGTCCAAAGGATGCTTTTTGGGCAACTTTCTTATTTCAAGTATTACATTACGGAGTTCGTCCTTGGGCTTGGATTATAGTAGGTTTGTGTGCTTTGATTCTCTATCCTG encodes:
- a CDS encoding Na+:solute symporter; translated protein: MLSVLDISIILLYLILSVAISLWYSHKASKNIKEYFLSGRNLPWWLAGTSMVATTFAADTPLAVAEIVYHNGISGNWLWWNALIGGMITTFFFAKLWQKANVMTDISLIQIRYSGTAAQVLRMFRAIYIGVFMNAVIIGWVNLALITILQVFFKFSYLEALGFTFLCMLFTAFYASLSGLWGVTVTDAIQFVIAMIGCIVLAVMVVNHEKIGGIEGLKSKLAPETLNFLPNFSLQNVGKTMSISVGTFLTYVAVQWWASWYPGAEPGGGGYVAQRMLACKSPKDAFWATFLFQVLHYGVRPWAWIIVGLCALILYPDLKDEQVKFGYVYAMRDFLPNGLRGLLLVAFFAAYMSTIATQLNWGASYWINDIYATWIKVSSQEKQLVWISRIGTFGVMLAGLIATLLIDSVKQAWEFLLHSSAGLGFVLIARWYWWRISAWSEIVATISPFIIYSTIFLLKPSLESSTTFLIVTFGTVFFTLLATYFLPSTDVQTLQNFYNSIQPEGWWQPFSKKPVNRAFFLRNAITVLLSIVMIYSGLFATGALILQQYEKLLVYTLCMLICITAFLNLTKKVGSFE
- the cdaA gene encoding diadenylate cyclase CdaA — protein: MEVGFFKITWADILDILLVAIILYYVYRSLKTQMANLLLVILFFFFLIYEVVHIFQMDLLMHILDRLAQIGFVIVIIIFQPEIRKFMLSYSQISLIESLRKRRFDPESIHLEEIVTAIKIMSATHTGALIVFQKRDSLEEIAKKGDIIEAEINSRILLTIFQKNSPMHDGAVIIANGKIQAARCILPMDTTLQLPQGYGTRHRAALSLSNEYDSVIVVISEERGEVSVAYKGNLQTQLEIDKVKSAIESYLTN